From Rutidosis leptorrhynchoides isolate AG116_Rl617_1_P2 chromosome 3, CSIRO_AGI_Rlap_v1, whole genome shotgun sequence, a single genomic window includes:
- the LOC139900965 gene encoding uncharacterized protein, producing MPGLPLMCDIQHCIDFVPGSTIPNKQAYRLNPKEFEELQRQMSELLGKGLIRESMSPCVVPALLVPKQDGSFRMCIDSQAVNKITIKYHFPIPRFDYLLDQLRVVTSQYCTTLRSPARSIPSFMKAAVICKWEKVSFSCSRGFLGLYCIRPSLETWRHYLLPAEFVLYSDHESLKYIHGQFKLNPRHAKWVETLQAFSLVIKHKAGVHNQVADALSRRHSLLNLSYVHLTGLGTWKQAYATDRDFGQIWEACSQGHRLCIPCGSLRDDIVVESHAGGLAGHFGRDKTLALIKDHFYCPHMLKDVNRVVNLCRVVIPLR from the exons ATGCCCGGGTTACCATTAATGTGCGATATCCAACATTGCATTGATTTCGTACCCGGTTCGACTATACCAAATAAACAGGCTTACAggttaaatccgaaagaatttgaAGAATTGCAACGACAAATGAGCGAATTATTGGGAAAGGGTTTAATACGGGAGAGTATGAGCCCATGTGTTGTACCGGCATTACTCGTCCCAAAACAGGATGGGTCTTTTAGAATGTGCATTGACAGTCAGGctgttaataaaataacaattaaataccATTTCCCGATCCCACGGTTTGATTACTTACTTGATCAATTACGTGTGGTGACG TCCCAATATTGCACAACACTTAGATCACCAGCGAGAAGTATTCCAAGTTTTATGAAAGCAGCAGTTATATGCAAATGGGAAAAAGTGTCATTTTCTTGCTCTCGAGGTTTTCTTGGGTTATATTGTATCAGGCCAAG TCTCGAAACATGGCGTCATTATTTGTTACCCGCGGAGTTTGTTCTTTACTCCGATCACGAGTCCTTGAAATACATACACGGTCAATTCAAGTTGAATCCCCGACACGCTAAATGGGTAGAGACACTTCAGGCTTTCTCTTTGGTTATCAAACATAAAGCCGGTGTGCACAACCAAGTCGCGGATGCCTTAAGTCGGCGTCATTCGTTGCTCAATCTATCCTATGTTCACCTTACTGGTCTTGGAACTTGGAAACAAGCATATGCAACTGATCGAGATTTCGGTCAGATTTGGGAGGCCTGCTCACAAG GGCATCGGTTGTGCATTCCGTGTGGGTCGTTGCGTGATGACATTGTAGTTGAAAGTCATGCGGGGGGACTTGCTGGTCACTTTGGAAGGGATAAGACGTTGGCGTTGATTAAAGATCATTTTTATTGCCCACATATGTTGAAGGATGTTAATCGGGTAGTCAATCTTTGTCGAGTTGTCATACCGCTAAGATGA